The DNA window CGCCTCGGGCATCACGAATGGGGAGGAGCCAGGTCTCCCAGGCCCCCCCATCGAACCGGGTGAAGTAATGGACCACCTCGCCGGTGAGCGAGCGCCGGACATGGCTCGTGACGCCCTCGACGTGGCCATAGAGGTCGAGAATGTTCTTGCCGGTCAGGGTGTGGCGGTCGATGCCGATTGCGCCGAGCAGCCGGCCGTCGTTGTAGATGAACCGGCCCTCCGGATCGAGTACCCAGACGCTGGAGGGGAGGTAGTCGACCATGGCGTCGAAGAGCCGTGCCGTGATGCTCGAGGTGCCGGAGACGGTCCTGGGCCAGAAGCAGCCGTGGATGGTGTCTCCCTGCGGAGCGCGGGCGGCGTGGCACGACAGTGACCGATAGGGCCCGCGCGCGTTGCGGAGCCGGAGGTCGAACCGCGCTGGTGCCGTGCTGTTGCGCGTCTTCGTGAGCGCGTCGGACAGCGTCTCCTGGTCGTCGGGGTGGGCGAGCGCGGCGAGCGTGAGTGGCGCTCCCCGTTCGGCGCCGAGGCTGTGACGGAGGGATCGGCTCATCGACAGGAGCTCGCCGTCGACGCTGGCGATGAAGAGCAGATCGGGGGACGTCTCGAACACGGTGTTCATGGAGTCGGTCGGGCTGGGGTCAGCCATGAGGGAGCCTCCTCGAGCGGTTGGGGGCGAGCGCCGGGGCCATCTGCCGGATGCAGTGGGCGAGGGCCGTGCGCAGGTTGCGGTGGGTGACGATCTGGGAGAGGTCGGCGCCGAGGGCGACGATGGTCTGCGCGACGGTGGGGCGGATGCCGGCGACGATGCCCTCGGCCCCGAGGAGGCGGACGGCGCTGATCAGCCGGATGAGGTAGCCGGCCACCCGGGTGTCGACGACCTCGACGCCGGTGAGGTCGAGGATGGCGAAGCGCGTGCCGCGCTGGCTGATGTGGGTGAGTACGCTCTGCAGGACGTCGGCGGTGCGGATGCTGTCGAGGACACCGAGCATGGGGAGGGTGAGCACGCCGTCCCAGACCTCGATGATGGGCGTGGAGAGGCGGCGGATGACCTCCTGCTGCTGCTCGATCTCGGCGAGGCGCTGACGCATCTCCCGCTCGACCCGTGACATGGCGGAGACGTCGAGGGTGAACCCGAGCACCAGGCTCAGCTTCCCCTGGGCGTCGTGAAGGGGGATGATCCAGTTCTCCCAGGTATAGCCGCCGTGCTCGTTGAAGTAATGGACGGGCTCACCGGCGAGGGCGCGCTTCACGTTGACGGTGACCCCGTCGATGGCGCCATGGAGGGCGAGCATGTTCTGGCCGAGGAAGCTGCCGCGCTCGTAGCCATTGGAGAGGAGGAGCTGGCCGTCGTTGTAGATGTAGTCGCCCGCTGGATCGAGCGCCCACACCGCGGCGGGGAGGTAGTCGAGCATGGCGTCGAAGAGCCGCTCCTTGATGCGCCGGGGTCTCGGGTCTGGCCTGGTCCGGAGGTGCCCGTGGATGGTGTCTCCACCGGGCGTGCTGGCGGCGTGGCACGATAATGGGCGGTATACCCCGCGCGCGTCGCGGAGGCGGAGATCGAACTGCACGGGCTTCTGGCTGCGGCGCAGATGCGAGAGCGCGATGGAGAGCGCGGCCCGGTCGCCGGGATGAGCGAGTGCGGTGAGGGGCAGATCGTTCGCGGGGGCGAGGTCGAGGGTGTCGCGGAGCCCTCGGCTGACGGCGCGGAGTCGCCCGTCGCCAGCAGCGACGAACAGCATGTCCGGGGAGCTGCCGAGGAAGGCGTCGAGTAAATCGGTTGGCGCGGGGTCACTCATGGGGGGACCTCCTCGGCTGGGACGCCGGGCGTGGGGTCATCTGGCGAATGCAGTAGGTGAGGGCGGCGCGCAGGTTGCGGTGGGTGACGATCTGGGACAGGTCGGCGCCGACGGCGACCATGGTCTGGGCGACCGTGGGCCGGATGCCGGAGACGATGCCCTCCGCGCCGAGCAAGCGAATGGCGCTGACG is part of the Chondromyces crocatus genome and encodes:
- a CDS encoding PAS domain-containing protein, which gives rise to MADPSPTDSMNTVFETSPDLLFIASVDGELLSMSRSLRHSLGAERGAPLTLAALAHPDDQETLSDALTKTRNSTAPARFDLRLRNARGPYRSLSCHAARAPQGDTIHGCFWPRTVSGTSSITARLFDAMVDYLPSSVWVLDPEGRFIYNDGRLLGAIGIDRHTLTGKNILDLYGHVEGVTSHVRRSLTGEVVHYFTRFDGGAWETWLLPIRDARGDLSVVLGFNIDITSVHRAEVELRARLAEIEQQQEVIRRLSTPIIEVWDGVLTLPMLGVLDSARTADVLQSVLTHINQRGASFAILDLTGVEVVDTRVAGYLVQLISAIRLLGAEGIVAGIRPTVAQTIVALGADLTQIVTHRNLRAALSHCIAVMRDRGTTT
- a CDS encoding STAS domain-containing protein codes for the protein MSDPAPTDLLDAFLGSSPDMLFVAAGDGRLRAVSRGLRDTLDLAPANDLPLTALAHPGDRAALSIALSHLRRSQKPVQFDLRLRDARGVYRPLSCHAASTPGGDTIHGHLRTRPDPRPRRIKERLFDAMLDYLPAAVWALDPAGDYIYNDGQLLLSNGYERGSFLGQNMLALHGAIDGVTVNVKRALAGEPVHYFNEHGGYTWENWIIPLHDAQGKLSLVLGFTLDVSAMSRVEREMRQRLAEIEQQQEVIRRLSTPIIEVWDGVLTLPMLGVLDSIRTADVLQSVLTHISQRGTRFAILDLTGVEVVDTRVAGYLIRLISAVRLLGAEGIVAGIRPTVAQTIVALGADLSQIVTHRNLRTALAHCIRQMAPALAPNRSRRLPHG